Proteins co-encoded in one Methylosinus sp. PW1 genomic window:
- a CDS encoding type II toxin-antitoxin system RelE/ParE family toxin has protein sequence MLELRYYLRLDGKSPFEEWFAGLDSAAAAKIAVALARLEQGNLSNAKGVGEGVLEYKINWGAGYRVYFGRDGDVLVILLTGGTKKRQQKDIEAAKTSWTDYKRRKQPRIN, from the coding sequence TTGAACTGCGTTACTACCTGCGCCTCGACGGCAAAAGCCCTTTCGAAGAATGGTTCGCGGGTCTGGATTCAGCGGCGGCGGCGAAAATCGCTGTCGCTCTGGCGCGGCTCGAACAAGGAAACCTCTCGAACGCCAAGGGCGTCGGGGAGGGCGTACTCGAATACAAAATCAACTGGGGTGCCGGTTACCGCGTTTATTTCGGGCGCGACGGCGACGTGCTGGTGATCTTGCTGACGGGCGGCACAAAGAAGCGCCAGCAAAAGGACATTGAAGCGGCGAAGACGAGTTGGACGGATTACAAGCGGCGTAAGCAGCCGCGCATAAACTGA